GCGTATTGCGGCCGCGAAGCGCGAAAGGGGATCGCTCGCCGTGCAGCTAGCGTGCTTCGCTAGACGCTCCGGGCGGGTCGATGACCAACTTGCGCCGAGGGATTTACTATTGCGCTTCGACGTCGAGCACAAAATTACGGGGCCGATCGGCCTTCCGTAGTAAGGTCGAGCATCGATAGCGCGACCTGATCATCTCGATTCTCAAAAATGGTGGTGTTGCCTGATTGGCTCCTCAGCCCGGCAGCGCCGGACCTGCCTGCGTGGCGCATGGAACGGGCAAGATTGAACGATTTGCGCCAAACAGGCTGTTCTCGACCTGGCAATCGTGGCTCTGTTCTAAGACTCTGAGGAGGTGGCGCGTCGGCTGGTGTAACCTCCGTGGTTACGGATCACTCGGCACGAACACTCAATCCATCAGACGGCGTGAGGGTCCAGCACGACGGCGCGCAGCCCCCCGGGAAAGACGTAACGCGATCGCTACTTCGGCATCCTCGGACGCACGACCGAATGAGTCGGCGGGCGACGCGTCCTCGCCACACACCGAAAAGACGCCTATTTCCGAGCACCTACGAAATGTTTTGCTACACCAATTGCACAGGACTATGGCTCATTCAATCCCCGTCGCGTTGCAGCAGATCTGAGTCGCACGCAATCGAAACAAGGGTTTAGCTGTGAAGTTAGTCACCGCATATCTTCAATTCAAGAGATGGTTGGCTTCACCCATGCTCGGACATAGACATGACTACCTATGGACTCGGCTTTAACATTCCAGCCGGACGTTTTTCGGATCCACTCGACATATGCACGATCGTTATTTGCGATATCGATATTGCGGCCTCCGCAAGCCTCCAGAACAATCGGGGAGCATCGAACGGGCGACGCGTCGACTGCCGATTCGACAGCCTCAGCAAGCCAAACAAGCAACAAACAATTTGCGAGAATTCGCAGAACTTTTCCTGAAAAGCTCGCAGTCGTCATCTCTGCGCCCCTCCGGTCCTCACGCGCGTCAGGGGCTCGGACGGAAAGGAAACGGCGATGAAGCCCCTCCCGATTTCGTCGCGGCCCCGATGAACAGGGCACGGCGTGCAGACTGTTGGCTCATGATTCTCGCGACGGTTCCAACCGCCGGCTCGGGGGAGGATCTTTCTGATCCAGCCGCGCTGCGTCAAACTTTCCAAAGGCGCGCCTCGGTCGGAACCCACAAGAAAACCTTCTCCACGAGGATCGTTGATCGCGAGTCTCCTCACTCCTTCATACGGACGCTCGACTCCGTCGGCCGTCCCGGCTTCCAACCGTCGAGGTCCTCGCCTCGCATCCCCTGATGCTGGGCGTCCCGGAAATCACCATCGACGTGAGGACTCCGATTTCGGGTCCCGTCCCCTGCTGATTCGGTCTCCCCATTAACCTCAGGAATCCCCAACGTGATGAAGGAATTCGGCATCGGAACGACGGCGGTTCTGGCCGGTCTGACGTGGTTCGCGGCGAGCGCGGCGGCTGAGGAGGGCGCGGTGAAGCCGCGGCCGTCCAACAAGCTCATCGTGTCGCCCAATGGCCCGCGCGACGGGGGCGATTTCGGCCCGCACACGCCCGGGACGAAGACGTCGGGGCTCCAGGAGGCGTTCGACGCGGCCAAGGAACGCGGGATGGACCTGGAGATCGCCGGCGGCAACTGGACCGAAGGGAAGACCCCGGCCGTCGTTTACAACCTGCACGAGACGCTCCGCATCCCCTGGATGCAGAACGCTCGCGTCGACGGCGGCCACGCGGTCATCAACTACACACCGAAGACGGGAGACGCCGTCGTCTTCGACAGCCAGATGAGCGGGTGTTATCGGTTCGGTCTCATCGTCTCCCAGTCCGACGGCGCGGTCGTCCGGATCGCCCCGAAGACGGCGGGGCCGGACGGCTTCCGCGTCGTCACAGCCTGCGAGTTCGTCTTCAACGCGCTGGTCGGCGGGGGAGGCGCCTGGCCCGGAGGGGAGCCGCACAACTCCCAGCTCGACCGCTCCCGACGCTGGATCGGCGCCGGGCTCTGGCTCGATGGCTCCCAGGGGTCGATCGACGCCAACAAGATCACCGTGATCGAGACCGTCGGCTGCGGCTCAGGCCTGAGGCTCAGCGGGGCGGTCACGAGGAACACCATCGAGGAGGTGAACATCCACCTCTGCCAGGATCACATCCAGGTCGGCTCCGCCGACGATGCAACCCCGGCCGACAACCGGATCTCGGCGTTCCTCGACTGCCAGGGGATCGAATCCGCGACGGGCGCCTCGGTCTTCGGGTCGCGGAACCTGCTGACCATGAGCACCCGCCCGTTCCCACGCGGAGCCGACCTCACGCTCGGCGAGAAGGCCGTGGGCAACGTCGTCCTCTTCCAGTCGCCCTACCGACTGATCGACCGCTCGCCGGCCGGCTCCAATTTCTTCGTCGGCGTTCCGCCCGCGTCGGGGACGGTTCGATAGGACCTAGTCGCTTGAGCGGCCAGACAACCGAGCCCATTTCCGTCCAGAGTCGCGGGGCTCAACTCAGGAAACAACGGTCCAGGAGCCATCGGGCCAGGTCCAAACCCAGGTCCAGAACCACGTTCTCGTTCTCGCGTCCCAGGTCCAGTAACCCGACCACGATGCCACCGTTTCGGAAGCAGTCTGCTTCTCGACCTCTGGCGCACGGGCAGGAGACGGCGTCCAGGCGAGGGCAAGGACAAGCATGAGAAGCAGGGCGGGGACGAATCGCATGACGCACCTCATGAAATCTCTCAGTGATCCGGTCCAGGGCGACAGCAAGCAATATGCCGTGCTCGACCAGGAATCGCGACAAGAATCCACTCGGAACGAACAATTTTGCAACTGATTGTTCATCGCGTCGTTGCAGCCGCGAGGCCCTTCGCCTTCACGCGTTTATCCCTGCGAGTCTTGAAAATCGGCGGTCCATGCAAGGGTCTGAATTGCCGCGGCCGGTCAGACCCTCATCGGTCGAGGGCCCAGACGATCGAATGCAACAGCTTGCACTCCCCTCAACGGATCAGCTCGACGAGGCCTTCGACGGCGCGACCGGACGTCGAGGGCGTCCTGATCGTCGGCCGGATCGGGGCGAGGGTCGACCCAACGGCGGCGTGGGCCCGGCGATCGAGACGGTCGCTGCAGAAGAGGACGTATCGGCCGTCGGGCGAGAATTCGAGGCTGGCGATTTTGTTGTCGAAGCCCTGCGCCTCCAATCGTTTCGGCGGGCCGAAGGTCCCCCGCTGGATCGAGTAGAGCGCCATCCCCTGCGGCTCCCGGGAGACGAAGACGCAACGTCCGGTGACGGGCGAGTAGATCGGGTACGACGGATTGCCGTCCAGCCGGTCCCCCTTCTTCCAGAGGATCTCCTTGATCTTCGCCTCACTCGGGTTGGTCACGTCGAGGAAGACCACGGCGGCGCCCTCGTCGGAGCTTGCGACCGCGACGAGCGTCCCGGGGCCGGCCCAGCTTGGGGACGAGTGAATCTTGTAGCCAGGGAGCCGGATCGGCTGGACTTGGTCGGACTCAACGTCCATGAGGCTCATCTCGACGGGGCTGCCGAAACGCACGATCAGAAGCTGCTTGCCGTCGGGCGACCACTTGGGGATGCCGAACACCTCGTGGCGCCTTCGGTCGGAACCGTCGCTCTGCATGGTCCAAACGCCGTATTTTAGATCGGGCGCCGCGCCATGGTTGACGAGGTACGCGATACGCTTGCCGTCCGGCGAGAACGACGGGCAATTGCCGAGGCCGAGATCGGCGACCTTCAGGCGATCGTCGGTCAGATCGATCGATTTCAGCCGGGTCTTCGACCACACCATGCCGGGCGAGGAGTCGAAGAGAATCCGGCGGCCGTCGCTCGACCAGCGGGGCGAACCGCAATACTTGCGGCCCGGGTCGGGCTCGTCGGCGATCAGCGTCACCTCTCCCTTGTCGACGTCGAGGAGGAACAGGGCGGATCGATCGGCCACCGGCGTCTGTTCGACGGGCCCCTGTTTGAGACGCTCGGCCATGCGATCGACGGCCCCCGTGACCTGGGGGCCGACCTGTTCGAGCTTCACGGCGGGCGCGCCGTCTTCCTTGGGGCCATCCCCAGCGGCCCCTCGCACCGTCAGCATGAGGGCCGCCGCCAGAATGGAGATCCGAAGCTTCGTGGACATCATCCCTTCTCCTCCCATCGACCAGGGCGCCGGCGGTCCTGCCGGATGAATCGGCGGCCCGTGCGACGTCGACCGCGCCCTGGGAGGAGGGTAACCGGATGCTCCGACGTTTGCCAGAAGGTTCGCTCGAGGGGCCGCCCAGAGCAGGCGGCCCCTCGCGATTGGTTGAGACGTTCAAACTCGGTTGGTCACGGCCTGTTCATAGCATCCTTGGCTCGAAAACGCCTTACACGTCCCAGGACGGTGAGGCCGCCCAGTCCGAGCATTGCCAGACTGGCGGGCTCAGGGACGGCGGCGGTTCCGCCGACGATCAGGGTGTACGAATCCGCGTTGGCCCCACTTCCCCAAGTCCAGGTGTATGTTCCAGTCGTCAGCCCCAGGCTTGCCAGCGTTTGGCCGGTCCAAACAGCGCTGGAGGTCAGCGAGGCGCCAGAAGTGTAGCCGACGGGTAGGAAGAGTTCCCTCAGCGGGGCGTAGATTCCGGCCAGGTCGCCGGAGCTGTTCGACGCCAAGGCCATCCCACCGCTGCCGAAGCTCGCCGGGCTGGCGCTCACACCAGAATAGATGTTCATGGGAGTGAAAGAACCGCCTCCGACGCCCCCGATCAGCACGAAGGAGCTCTGAGGGATGATTTCCGCCACGGTCTGCCCTGTGAACGTGAGGCTCAGCCCGGTGTAGTTGATGCTCCCGCTCCCGGTGGCGACCACGTCGTTGCCCACCTGCGTCATGTTGACAATGAAGCTCGCGCGGACGTCCCCGCCAAGATTGAGGCCGAGGGCCAAGGCCAGAAACGCCGATCCGAAAAGACCACAATATCGCATCGTGACGGCTCCCGTGATTTCCGAAGAACTTGGGCGAACAGACTCCCGCAATTGCGTGCGAAGCCGTGCACAGCTTCGCTCAATCTTTGCGGTTCTTAATCTATTCGCTGGCTGAATAAAGCTTCATCCCCTAGAATCAGGGGATGCGCGATCAGGATTCCTCTACGCCTGGAATCGCGAGACGCCCAGGTTTGGAGGGGCCTTGAGCGGATGAAATCCAGGAACTTGCGAGCGGAGGATTGGCGAGACCTCCTCCGCCTTGCGGGCGAATGCCGGGAACTCGGCGACGACCCGATCGGCTGGCGGCGGCATCTGATTGAGGCGCTTTGCGGTCTGACCGATGCGCACCTCGGCTTCGCGGGTGAAATGGAGGGATGCCGTACCCTGCAGCACAAGGATCTAGGCATGGTCCCCTGGATGCGAAGCGGGACCGTCGGGCCGGAACGAATCGGGGCGGCGGTCGAGGACTTTCGCGGCGATTCGACCCACGTCCCGGCCATGCTCGATTACTTTCGGCGCGACCCGATTCCCGAAGGAACCTGCCTGGGATGCCCCGAGGTCTTCGATGATCGGTCCTGGTACGCCTCCGACGATTACCGGGTCGTTTTCGAGCCGTGCGGGTTTGATCAGACTCTCTGGTGTTTCCGCCCGATCCTCGGCGCGGGTCACGACCAGAACACCGGCATCGTCCTCGTCCGTGCGAAGGGGGGCCGGCCGTTCGAGTCCCGGCTCTTGTTCCTCGTGCGCGAGGCGCACGCCGCGATCGCCCCGATGATCGGCGGCCCGCTCGCCCGCTTCGCCGACCCCTCGCCGATGCACCTCCCGCAGAGGGCCCGGCCGGTGCTCGCCTGCCTCCTCGAAGGAGACGGCGACAAGCAGATCGCGGCTCGCCTGGGGCTGAGCGTCCACACCGTCAACGAATACACCAAGGCGATCTACCGACACTTCGGCGTCCGCAGCCGCCCTGAACTCCTCGCCCGATGGATCCGCCGGGGCTGGACCTCCTCGTCGTTCGAGTCACGACCCATGTGATTCGGTCTCATCGCAACTCCGGCGGGAGACGATCGGGCCGCATGGGCCGCCACGGCTGGAACGCCGCACTTTCGTACCACCGCCTGAGCCATGCGTGCCGCGCGGCCTGCTTACGATCGCTCGCCTTCAACTCCTCCAGACCATGATAGGCCGATTCCATTCGGCAGGACCGGTAGTGCTCTCTGGCGTGAGCCGCGAACAACGGCAGGCCGATCAGCAACGACACCACGACGGGCCACCAGGCAAGGCGTCGACGGCCGGACGACCTCCCATCCCGGCCCAAGGGATTTGCCAGGCGCCGGGCCACGGATAGGGCCAGATAGAGCCCCACGGTTGTTCCCATGGCCAGGATGATGGGGTCGCCGTCGAGTCGTGCGTGGCTCTCGTTGTAGATCGCGCTGGCGACCTTCAAGAAACCCTTGACCGCGGCGATGAACGCCAGATCCGAAGCGCCAATGATCGCCGTTGCCGCCAGCGCCGAGAGCGACAGAATTCGATACCTCTGAAACACGCCCGTCGCAAGTCCGTCCGACGTCCTCCGCGCGACGGCGCGGGAATATCGAACACACGTCAGCCCGCCGATGCAGATGAGGACGATGACGACGCCAAAGCCTTGCGGTCCCGCCGCACGGGCCGCCGCAAGCATCGAGGCGAGGACCGCCACGACGGTCATCAATTGCCAGACCTTGATATCCGTTCTCAACCTCCTCATGTCTCACATCGTACCTCCGGGGAGCGACG
The Paludisphaera rhizosphaerae DNA segment above includes these coding regions:
- a CDS encoding PEP-CTERM sorting domain-containing protein, with protein sequence MRYCGLFGSAFLALALGLNLGGDVRASFIVNMTQVGNDVVATGSGSINYTGLSLTFTGQTVAEIIPQSSFVLIGGVGGGSFTPMNIYSGVSASPASFGSGGMALASNSSGDLAGIYAPLRELFLPVGYTSGASLTSSAVWTGQTLASLGLTTGTYTWTWGSGANADSYTLIVGGTAAVPEPASLAMLGLGGLTVLGRVRRFRAKDAMNRP
- a CDS encoding response regulator transcription factor; this translates as MKSRNLRAEDWRDLLRLAGECRELGDDPIGWRRHLIEALCGLTDAHLGFAGEMEGCRTLQHKDLGMVPWMRSGTVGPERIGAAVEDFRGDSTHVPAMLDYFRRDPIPEGTCLGCPEVFDDRSWYASDDYRVVFEPCGFDQTLWCFRPILGAGHDQNTGIVLVRAKGGRPFESRLLFLVREAHAAIAPMIGGPLARFADPSPMHLPQRARPVLACLLEGDGDKQIAARLGLSVHTVNEYTKAIYRHFGVRSRPELLARWIRRGWTSSSFESRPM
- a CDS encoding TolB family protein, which produces MSTKLRISILAAALMLTVRGAAGDGPKEDGAPAVKLEQVGPQVTGAVDRMAERLKQGPVEQTPVADRSALFLLDVDKGEVTLIADEPDPGRKYCGSPRWSSDGRRILFDSSPGMVWSKTRLKSIDLTDDRLKVADLGLGNCPSFSPDGKRIAYLVNHGAAPDLKYGVWTMQSDGSDRRRHEVFGIPKWSPDGKQLLIVRFGSPVEMSLMDVESDQVQPIRLPGYKIHSSPSWAGPGTLVAVASSDEGAAVVFLDVTNPSEAKIKEILWKKGDRLDGNPSYPIYSPVTGRCVFVSREPQGMALYSIQRGTFGPPKRLEAQGFDNKIASLEFSPDGRYVLFCSDRLDRRAHAAVGSTLAPIRPTIRTPSTSGRAVEGLVELIR